From the genome of Triticum aestivum cultivar Chinese Spring chromosome 1A, IWGSC CS RefSeq v2.1, whole genome shotgun sequence:
AGAAGTTTCGTGTGTAGTAGGATGTGGGGAATGGTTTGGTTTTGTCTTGGTGATCATGTTTGAtgatgaaacaactctcccttttTGCCATGTACTCCCTCAGTCCCGAAAAATATGTCGTAAGGGCAATTTTACAAAAAAAACCTTCAGTTTCTCCCGACCAAACCCGcactcctcgtcgtcctcctccgacAGAATCCCCAGCTGCGCTGCTCCCCGCCGCCGTCgcttccccgctcccccgccgcagctgcgctgctccccgccgccgcggctcccCTGCTCCCCCGCTCCCTCGCCGCAGCCGCCTCCTGCTCCGGCGCCGCAGCTGCCGCTCGCCTGCCTCCCCAAGCTCCCCGCTTCCTCATAAAAATCTTTGATTTCCCCAGCTTAAGCTCGACGACCCACGCGCCACCAGAGGAGGAGGGAACCGAGGTCGGCGCCCCTGCCAATCTCCACAACCTCCAGCGACCAACCCCATCTCCTGCCCCCTGCAACTGGTCCTGCCAGTACGCCGCTTCCGCCGCCGGTGAATGCCCTCCGCAAGGACTGCGCCTAGCCCCTCTGCTCCGGCGCTCCTTGGCCGTCCCTGGCCCTCTGCCTGGTCGCCAGGGACGTGCAGCTCCGCGCCTGCTCCAGCCGGGGGCCGCCACCCGCCACGCCGGCTCTGGCCCTTTGCTCCGACCAATCCCGGTGCTGCTCGCCTGCTCGGCCGAACTCTGTCGCCCAAGACTTGCTGTCAACAAACTGCAAGCAGGCTGGGACAAGGGTAATGTTCTGAGAAAGCTCTTCTTTCTGCTGTTCTTCCTATCAGTATATGATGAAAATGAAATTAAGTTTGAACTGCAAATTTGTGTATCAGCATGTATGAAGCTGAATCATGCTTATAACACTGAAGATCTACTGAATTTTAATGAATGTGAGATGTTTTGATCTAAACTAGCTATGTTACAACAACCTGACAAAATACTCTGAAAGATGTTTGTGGTCATGTATGTTTGTTTTTTGGGCATCTGCACATCAGGCCCTAATAGTGCAACAAGTCATGGTTTTCCCTTTTTGAATTGCGATATTTGACATAAAGCCTCTGTGGTCATCTCCTATCACCACTAATAGTTCTGGTCTAAATTTGGTTCGGAGAGTTGAATCCCAGTTTAAATAGAGGCTTTATTTCCTGGTACTAGTAAAATATCCTAGGTACTGGTTGTTGTGATGCAGCTATATCTTCCTTGTGAAGTTAAGCAAAAGCAGATCAAGTGCTTTGTTTTTTTCCTAAAGGATTCTGCAGTGTCATCATATCTGAACTAAATCAAGGAAGTGCTAGATTAAATTCTTAATGATCTTGCTTTAACTTCTTCTCGGGGATCATTTCTGATCACAAACAAGTACCGGCCACCCAGTGTCCCAAGATCATGTGCAAACCTTTCAAAGTGTCCAGGTTTCAGTGAACTAGTCTCAGCTTGAAATTTGGTTCGGTTAACTCCATACAAGGTTTCTGTAAATCTTTTTTTCAGTGTAAAGTCAGACTAGATTTGAATTCCGAGCAGTGCATTCAGAGAAATGCATTCAGTGTAAATTCTCACAGATACCGTGTAAATTCAGTGTAAATTCCGAGCAGCACATTCAGTGTAAATTCTCACAGATTCAGTGTAAATGCATTCAGTGTAAATTCTCACAGATTCAATGCGAAGTGCATTCAGTGTAAATTCCGAGCAGCACATTCCACACTAGCTTCATCTTCGAAATTTAATTAGTGCATGTGTACACTTTAAACTGGAGTACATTTTGATTTTGATAACTGACAGCATATTCATGCATTGATTTTGATTTCGGTTTTGTTTTCTATACAGGACAATTGGCTTCTTCAAGAAGGTAGAAGACGCCGTCCACCCTGTGTCACCGTCGCCAGAAGGTAGAAGACGCCGTCCACTCCTGTTCAGCCACTGCACCATCGTCCAGCACCTCAAGGCCGACATTGCCTGGAGCTCCtgttcaagatttcagatccagaGATGAGTACTGAAACTACTTGATGCTAAGATTCAGACTGAAGTTACTGTCAAAACTGTCAATTTTCTCCTTGATGTGAGCATTTATAGTTTGATCCAGAGATTCAGCCAAATTGTCCATTTAACAGAAGTTAGGTTCATAACTGATCCCTAGCTATCAAAATTTAGTTAATCAAACTGTAACAAATTGTCCATTTAACAAAACTTAGGTTCATACCTGATCACTAACTGACAAAACTGAGAAGTGTACTCCTGGAGTACTCCTGCTTGGAATATTTTCCATTTTGAAACTAAGATCTGCTTGGAGCATTTTCAGTTTGCAAAACTGTAGTACAACAAAAGTGTATTTTCCATTTTCAGTTTGACAAATTTCACCTAATCCAGTCAATAGCAATCATTTTAAATGGTGTACACAAGAATCAGTAGTTATCTGATTTTTACAGTAGAGTGGATCTTGTTTGAACTACTATGAATTATGTCAAGATGACAAGATGAGAATGCCTCCCCCTTTCCTAGAACAGCCTTCCTTTAGTTTATATACAAGGATTAGACAAGGCATACACAAGGGCATGACATAAGGTCCTCTGTGTCCCCTCTTGACACAAGATTACACATGACATAAGGGCATCTTTGTCCCCTCTTGACACAAGATTACACAAGACATACAGAAGGAGCACCTGACTACATGACATAAGGGCCTCTTTGTCCCCTCTTGACTacattcttttcctttctttggccacttcttcccttcccttc
Proteins encoded in this window:
- the LOC123055115 gene encoding translation initiation factor IF-2, producing MWGMFLPTKPALLVVLLRQNPQLRCSPPPSLPRSPAAAALLPAAAAPLLPRSLAAAASCSGAAAAARLPPQAPRFLIKIFDFPSLSSTTHAPPEEEGTEVGAPANLHNLQRPTPSPAPCNWSCQYAASAAGECPPQGLRLAPLLRRSLAVPGPLPGRQGRAAPRLLQPGAATRHAGSGPLLRPIPVLLACSAELCRPRLAVNKLQAGWDKGQLASSRR